The region GCGCCTGCTGGAAAATTGACAAATCAGCCAAAGCCGGACTCCTCTCAGTAATAACTAAATTCAGCATAGCCACTCACGCCTGCCGTGTCAAATAATGCCCTGAAGACAGAGGTGAGTGACTCGGAACTTAAGTTGTATTATAATACCCCTGTATCCTCCGGCAAGCTGCCTCAAGAAACGACAAGTGTCATATACGCGCCGCGGCTGAAGGAGAGAGAAGGTTAACCGTCATCGGATATCGATTCTGTAGACGATAAAGGGGTAGAGTAATGGCTAACGCGGTCATCGTAACTGATATGCTCAGGGGTTTCCTGGAAGAAGGTTATCCCCTGTACTGTGGCGAGGGAGCGCGCCGCATCATCCCAAATATCCAGCGTCTGCTGGAGCGGGAGCTGACGCAAGGTTCCAAGATATTCTTTATCTGCGACCACCATGACCCTGATGACCTTGAGTTCAATATGTTCCCTCCTCACTGCATCGAGGGCACCATTGAAGCCGAAGTCATCCCTGAATTAGCCGCCTATCCCGGCGAGATAATACCCAAAAAGCGCTACAGCGGTTTTTTCGGTACCTCCCTGGAAGAGAAGCTCAAGCAACTGAAACCGGAGAAACTGATTATCTGCGGCGTACTGACCAATATCTGCGTCCTGCACACCACCGCCGATGCCCGCAACCGCGATTACCAGGTGGAGGTGCCGGTGGACTGCGTAGCTTCACCCGACGAGGCGGCACACCGCTTCGCCCTCGACCACATGGAGAAGGTACTGGGAGCAAAATTGACCGGTACAGGAGGAAAGCGGTAATGACTCCTCGATTCGAACCCGCTGAAGCTGTTCTTTCCGGAGAGACGGCCGATATTTACTTCGCTC is a window of Dehalococcoidales bacterium DNA encoding:
- a CDS encoding isochorismatase family cysteine hydrolase — translated: MANAVIVTDMLRGFLEEGYPLYCGEGARRIIPNIQRLLERELTQGSKIFFICDHHDPDDLEFNMFPPHCIEGTIEAEVIPELAAYPGEIIPKKRYSGFFGTSLEEKLKQLKPEKLIICGVLTNICVLHTTADARNRDYQVEVPVDCVASPDEAAHRFALDHMEKVLGAKLTGTGGKR